The Conexivisphaera calida genome includes a region encoding these proteins:
- a CDS encoding NAD(P)/FAD-dependent oxidoreductase, translating into MRIAVVGAGVAGSYLVRTLSGEHEVVAFESQEEGSYRSVCAWGAPKDPMREFASRAGLSFDEYILHEGRYFTMIFGSRRLDIKLTGLSTFDKERFLADLRRGGNVRYGARVPRGQRLDGYDLVIDATGFHRVLLERPSRDFVIPTLEFMVRYREMPFDDFYAEVFPGLTGYVWFFPLSNNLAHVGSGDFGHRHVELLSQFLERHPPDEVLRKVGRPVRLSSPSMTRPLRSGNTVAVGEAAGVVFPTTGEGIVPSLQSAEVLRSALSSGGIDEFEEMMGRSFKLHDEVGEVFLDGILKGRRDLRTALRLLRLAYKFRSMDRRFGLRPGVIQLVGAMLEGARVT; encoded by the coding sequence TTGAGGATAGCCGTGGTGGGCGCTGGAGTCGCTGGCTCGTACCTCGTGAGGACCTTGTCCGGGGAACACGAGGTCGTCGCGTTCGAGTCGCAGGAGGAGGGAAGCTACAGGTCTGTCTGCGCCTGGGGGGCGCCCAAGGATCCAATGAGGGAGTTCGCCTCCAGGGCCGGGCTCTCGTTCGACGAGTACATCCTGCACGAGGGCCGCTACTTCACAATGATCTTCGGCAGCAGGCGGCTCGACATCAAGCTGACCGGCCTCTCCACGTTCGACAAGGAGAGGTTCCTCGCCGACCTCAGGCGCGGCGGGAATGTCAGGTACGGCGCCCGCGTTCCCAGGGGGCAGAGGCTGGATGGCTACGACCTGGTCATCGATGCAACCGGGTTCCACAGGGTGCTCCTGGAAAGGCCATCACGCGACTTCGTGATACCGACGCTCGAGTTCATGGTCCGCTACAGGGAGATGCCATTCGACGACTTCTACGCGGAGGTTTTCCCGGGGCTCACCGGCTACGTATGGTTCTTCCCACTCTCCAATAACCTGGCCCACGTGGGCTCCGGGGACTTCGGGCACAGGCACGTTGAGCTGCTCTCCCAGTTCCTGGAAAGGCACCCGCCCGACGAGGTGCTGAGGAAGGTGGGCCGTCCGGTTCGCCTCTCCAGCCCCAGCATGACTAGGCCCCTGCGCTCGGGCAACACGGTCGCGGTCGGGGAGGCGGCTGGGGTGGTCTTCCCGACGACCGGCGAGGGCATAGTCCCCAGTCTCCAGAGCGCCGAGGTCCTGAGGAGCGCTCTCTCGTCCGGCGGCATCGATGAGTTCGAGGAGATGATGGGTAGGTCCTTCAAGCTGCACGACGAGGTCGGCGAAGTGTTCCTCGACGGTATCCTGAAGGGCCGCAGGGACCTGCGCACGGCCCTGAGGCTGCTGCGCCTCGCCTACAAGTTCAGGTCCATGGACAGGAGGTTCGGCCTCCGGCCCGGCGTGATACAGCTGGTCGGCGCAATGCTCGAGGGCGCACGCGTAACTTAA
- a CDS encoding FAD-dependent oxidoreductase: MALRILIVGGGAAGASAAARARKWSQDAEIHMFEAGSMITHAPCGIPYYVGGIVGDPSMLKTYTPSEFSKGRNVNVHVGSRVTRVDLRSRELEVEEAGSTARYGWDRLILATGASPLIPRVEGVGLKGVFTVRLPDGARELRDGLSAAGTVAVIGGGYIGLEMADAARSLGKRVLLFEAMQRVLPTTVDQDVAEVVHEELRANGVELHLSEPLLRLEGRGSVERVITEKGSYPVDAVVLAVGVRPDSALAESVGLRIGETGAVYVNEYMETSEPDVYAAGDLAETTHMVTGKRTWVPLAPPANKMGQVAGANSVSPRSLKFPGVVGTAVTKVFSYYVGRTGLSDEQARGEGIDFESKLIKTRSAAEYYAKYETIYVKLTVERKGGRIIGGQIVSRDKIAAGYLDLMAELVGRGATLDDVFFSDLSYSPATAPVWHPVITAARVLSHGRL, encoded by the coding sequence ATGGCGCTCAGGATACTGATAGTTGGTGGAGGCGCCGCCGGCGCCTCGGCGGCCGCCAGGGCCAGGAAGTGGAGCCAGGACGCCGAGATACACATGTTCGAGGCGGGGTCCATGATAACCCATGCTCCGTGCGGAATACCGTACTACGTCGGCGGCATAGTGGGGGATCCCTCGATGCTCAAGACATACACGCCGTCCGAGTTCTCGAAGGGCCGCAACGTGAACGTCCACGTCGGATCGAGGGTCACCCGCGTAGATCTCCGGTCGAGGGAACTCGAGGTGGAGGAGGCCGGGTCCACAGCGCGCTACGGCTGGGATCGCCTGATACTGGCCACTGGCGCCAGCCCCCTCATACCGCGCGTGGAGGGCGTCGGCCTGAAGGGCGTCTTCACCGTCAGGCTGCCCGATGGCGCCCGCGAGCTGAGGGATGGATTGAGCGCCGCCGGGACCGTCGCCGTGATAGGAGGTGGATACATAGGGCTCGAGATGGCGGACGCCGCCAGGTCCCTCGGGAAGCGCGTGCTGCTGTTCGAGGCGATGCAGCGCGTGCTCCCCACGACCGTGGATCAGGACGTGGCGGAGGTGGTGCACGAGGAGCTTCGTGCCAACGGCGTGGAGCTGCATCTCTCGGAGCCGCTGCTGCGCCTGGAGGGGCGCGGATCCGTGGAGCGCGTGATCACGGAGAAGGGCAGCTATCCCGTGGACGCGGTCGTGCTGGCAGTCGGGGTGAGGCCTGACTCCGCGCTGGCCGAGTCCGTCGGCCTGAGGATCGGCGAGACCGGCGCCGTGTACGTTAACGAGTACATGGAGACGAGCGAGCCCGACGTGTACGCGGCGGGCGACCTCGCGGAGACGACCCACATGGTCACGGGGAAGAGGACGTGGGTGCCGCTAGCTCCCCCCGCGAACAAGATGGGGCAGGTGGCCGGCGCCAACAGCGTGTCGCCCAGGAGCCTGAAGTTCCCAGGCGTGGTCGGCACGGCCGTCACCAAGGTCTTCAGCTACTACGTGGGCAGGACCGGCCTGAGCGATGAACAGGCCAGGGGCGAGGGGATCGATTTCGAGTCCAAGCTGATAAAGACCCGGAGCGCCGCCGAGTACTACGCCAAGTACGAGACGATTTACGTGAAGCTGACCGTCGAGAGGAAGGGCGGCAGGATAATCGGCGGCCAGATAGTGAGCAGGGATAAGATAGCCGCGGGCTACCTGGACCTGATGGCCGAGCTGGTCGGCAGGGGCGCCACCTTGGACGACGTGTTCTTCTCCGACCTGAGCTACTCACCGGCCACCGCACCCGTGTGGCACCCCGTGATAACGGCCGCCAGGGTTCTCAGCCACGGCCGCCTCTGA
- a CDS encoding pyridoxal phosphate-dependent aminotransferase, with protein sequence MLSTRITRLKESATLKMMERAKALEARGIKVISLDVGEPDFPTPKEVVDAAYKAMLSGYTHYTPSKGIPELRRAISDKLKRDNGVDVPADQILVTPGAKQALFYLYMALLNDGDEVIIATPAWPSYWEMATVAGGIVKEAPPADGYGLNVEAIERLVGERTKMIIINSPNNPSGAVFSKESLEELVELAVRRKIILVSDEIYEKIIYDAVHVSPASMPGAEDVVVIVNGFSKTFAMTGWRLGYLAGPKQIIDAATKLQQHSATCAPAFAQKAAADLLPQADKLAKPMIEEFRRRRDFIVSRLRSMGFKLDPPSGAFYVFPQLPDSEPDSTSFVERALDAGVSMTDGKPFGGFSRNVRISYANSMENLKEATDRLATILGK encoded by the coding sequence TTGCTTTCGACCAGGATAACGCGGTTGAAGGAGTCGGCCACGCTCAAGATGATGGAGAGGGCTAAGGCCCTCGAGGCCCGCGGGATCAAGGTGATATCCCTCGACGTCGGCGAGCCTGATTTCCCCACCCCGAAGGAGGTAGTGGACGCCGCCTACAAGGCGATGCTCAGCGGTTACACCCACTACACCCCGAGCAAGGGAATACCCGAGCTCAGGAGGGCTATCTCGGATAAGCTGAAGAGGGATAATGGGGTCGACGTGCCCGCCGATCAGATACTGGTCACGCCGGGCGCGAAACAGGCGCTCTTCTACCTCTACATGGCGCTGCTCAACGACGGGGACGAGGTCATAATAGCCACCCCGGCGTGGCCCAGTTACTGGGAGATGGCCACCGTCGCTGGCGGGATAGTCAAGGAGGCTCCTCCCGCTGACGGCTATGGCCTGAACGTGGAGGCGATAGAGAGGCTCGTGGGCGAGCGCACAAAGATGATAATAATCAACAGCCCCAACAATCCATCCGGCGCAGTCTTCTCCAAGGAGAGCCTGGAGGAGCTCGTCGAGCTGGCGGTGCGGAGGAAGATAATACTGGTGTCCGACGAGATATATGAGAAGATAATCTACGATGCCGTGCACGTGAGCCCCGCCAGCATGCCGGGCGCCGAGGACGTGGTGGTCATAGTCAACGGCTTCAGCAAGACGTTCGCGATGACCGGCTGGAGGCTGGGCTACCTCGCCGGCCCCAAGCAGATAATAGACGCCGCCACGAAGCTCCAGCAGCACTCGGCCACGTGCGCCCCGGCATTCGCGCAGAAGGCGGCCGCGGATCTCCTTCCGCAGGCCGACAAGCTTGCCAAACCCATGATAGAGGAGTTCAGGCGCCGCAGGGACTTCATAGTGTCAAGGCTCAGGTCAATGGGCTTCAAGCTGGATCCGCCGAGCGGCGCATTCTACGTGTTCCCCCAGCTGCCAGACTCGGAGCCGGATTCCACATCGTTCGTCGAGAGGGCGCTGGACGCCGGCGTCAGCATGACGGATGGAAAGCCCTTCGGCGGGTTCTCCAGGAACGTCAGGATATCGTACGCCAACAGCATGGAGAACCTGAAGGAGGCCACGGACCGTCTGGCGACTATACTGGGCAAGTAG
- a CDS encoding tRNA-binding protein yields the protein MSEPISYEEFARLDLRVCRVVDAERIEGRKKVLKLTVDLGDERRTVVAGGAEYYSPDQFKGRLMIIVANLEPRLIAGVESKGMLLAADVEGRPIWLTVAEEVPPGTKIR from the coding sequence ATGAGCGAGCCCATCAGCTATGAGGAGTTCGCCAGGCTCGACCTGCGCGTGTGCAGGGTCGTGGACGCCGAGAGGATAGAGGGAAGGAAGAAGGTGCTCAAGCTGACCGTCGACCTCGGAGATGAGCGGAGGACAGTCGTGGCAGGAGGGGCCGAGTACTACTCGCCGGATCAGTTCAAGGGCAGGCTTATGATCATCGTGGCCAATCTGGAGCCGCGGCTCATAGCAGGCGTGGAATCGAAGGGGATGTTGCTCGCGGCGGACGTCGAGGGGAGGCCTATCTGGTTGACGGTCGCCGAGGAGGTGCCGCCGGGCACCAAGATCAGGTAG
- a CDS encoding amidohydrolase family protein, translating into MSKLLVRHATVITMVERRILRDGYILIEDGLVTSVGAGCEVPPGSSDDRVLDADGSVVIPGLIDAHAHVQEYVLRDLIDESMDPGDVLSRFVDPVYERMTPDLEADVARYFLSESLRCGVTTVATAALDPAAVLRAAEEVGIRLAVGPIVDTPGRTLDATMSFLSDAARARPGWVTPLVAPRRLDVDPGLLAEHMARWNARLFAHLRGISGELSTLARSGVDLSRSILAYDPRTPEDELVEAVSRGVGLVVCPTTLMRLGLGLGRSSLHGLYMMGAKMATGSGGFAGVAALDPLRNAGLMALVLMDTGKGRREAGWWALSSVTSAAADVIGSSSLGRIAPGARGDLVVLDPRTHGGRPVGGDPHVYAVHRGGCQDVRTIVVDGNVIWSAESPVQT; encoded by the coding sequence ATGTCGAAGCTTCTGGTCAGACATGCCACGGTCATCACGATGGTTGAGCGGAGGATCCTGCGGGACGGATACATCCTCATCGAGGACGGACTCGTGACGTCGGTCGGCGCCGGATGTGAGGTGCCGCCCGGAAGCTCGGATGATCGCGTGCTGGACGCCGATGGATCCGTGGTGATCCCCGGGCTGATCGATGCCCATGCGCACGTGCAGGAGTACGTGTTGAGGGACCTCATAGACGAGTCCATGGATCCCGGGGACGTTCTGAGTCGCTTCGTAGATCCAGTTTATGAGAGGATGACGCCGGACCTCGAGGCTGATGTGGCGAGGTACTTCCTCTCGGAGTCACTCCGCTGCGGCGTCACGACGGTCGCGACCGCGGCGCTGGATCCCGCGGCAGTGCTGAGGGCCGCGGAGGAGGTTGGTATACGCTTGGCAGTTGGACCGATCGTGGATACCCCCGGCCGGACGCTTGACGCGACTATGTCGTTCCTGTCGGACGCCGCGAGGGCGCGCCCCGGATGGGTCACGCCGCTCGTGGCGCCGCGCAGGCTGGACGTGGACCCGGGGCTGCTGGCGGAGCACATGGCTAGGTGGAACGCGAGGCTGTTCGCGCACCTGAGAGGGATCAGCGGCGAGCTCTCGACGCTGGCACGTTCAGGCGTCGACCTCTCCAGGTCGATCCTCGCGTACGATCCGAGGACGCCGGAGGACGAGCTTGTGGAGGCGGTGTCCCGCGGCGTAGGCCTCGTGGTGTGCCCCACGACGCTCATGCGCCTGGGTCTGGGCCTGGGAAGATCATCGCTCCACGGGCTCTACATGATGGGCGCCAAGATGGCGACGGGGAGCGGCGGTTTCGCCGGTGTGGCGGCGCTGGATCCACTGCGGAATGCAGGGCTCATGGCATTGGTCCTCATGGACACCGGGAAGGGACGGCGGGAGGCGGGGTGGTGGGCGCTGTCATCGGTGACATCCGCCGCGGCGGATGTCATAGGGAGCAGCTCCCTGGGGCGCATAGCGCCGGGCGCCCGCGGGGATCTCGTGGTGCTGGACCCACGTACCCATGGAGGAAGACCCGTGGGCGGCGATCCACACGTATACGCGGTCCACAGAGGGGGATGCCAAGATGTGCGGACCATCGTCGTGGATGGAAACGTCATTTGGAGCGCGGAATCGCCTGTCCAAACTTAA
- a CDS encoding RsmB/NOP family class I SAM-dependent RNA methyltransferase, with the protein MHRTVDVWTIRNLSEYLIRNIRRSGYSYDAAFRRYERSRGLNPLLRRTVYSAGRDLVSRYYTLTHAAKVIYGDADPRALADVWVHYFGRGFVEEEERKRFSKKIARDAPRGKLPEMEEIVEDLDEISKISIETSYPRWLVAELRSAMGSEVVEMLRALNEEHRWLRVNLTMTDVDSAVEALRAEGVHVRKHEKLEYMLRVLDYDGPLSKLKPVSAGYVTPQDLGSAMAAEEIDEDDGMLLDACSAPGGKAAVLLMRRNGAVVGCDLSAKRLREEEALMRRWRMPGHRYALAVCDSMRIHRRRFDQSLLDAPCTDSGDVGRNPAIKLMLENRRIVERFRTIQRALLDSVMESTRELVVYSTCSVLPEEGELAVKGIEQADSRIGLPSGYWGIGHRVYPHVHDSGGFFVSRIIPARSH; encoded by the coding sequence ATGCACAGGACCGTGGATGTCTGGACGATCAGGAACCTGTCGGAGTATCTGATCAGGAACATCAGGAGGAGCGGATACTCGTACGACGCGGCGTTCAGGAGATATGAGAGGTCACGCGGGTTGAATCCTCTGCTCAGGAGGACCGTGTACTCGGCGGGCAGGGACCTCGTGTCTAGGTACTACACATTGACGCATGCGGCCAAGGTGATCTACGGCGACGCAGATCCCCGGGCGCTGGCTGATGTCTGGGTGCACTACTTCGGGCGGGGTTTCGTGGAAGAGGAGGAGAGGAAGAGGTTCTCGAAGAAGATAGCGCGGGATGCTCCGCGTGGCAAGTTGCCCGAGATGGAGGAGATCGTGGAGGACCTGGACGAGATATCCAAGATCTCCATCGAGACCTCCTATCCGAGGTGGCTCGTCGCGGAGCTGCGCTCAGCCATGGGATCCGAGGTCGTGGAAATGCTGAGGGCGCTGAACGAGGAACATAGATGGCTGCGCGTGAACCTCACGATGACGGACGTCGACTCAGCCGTGGAGGCGCTGCGCGCGGAGGGCGTCCACGTCAGGAAACATGAGAAGCTGGAGTACATGCTCAGGGTACTTGACTATGACGGGCCGCTGTCCAAACTCAAGCCGGTCTCCGCGGGCTACGTGACCCCCCAAGACCTGGGCTCCGCGATGGCGGCGGAGGAGATCGACGAGGATGACGGGATGCTGCTGGACGCGTGTTCCGCGCCCGGGGGTAAGGCGGCCGTGCTCCTGATGCGGAGGAACGGCGCCGTCGTGGGATGCGATCTATCGGCCAAGAGGTTACGCGAGGAGGAGGCGCTGATGCGCAGGTGGAGGATGCCTGGCCACAGGTATGCGCTGGCCGTCTGCGACTCCATGAGGATCCATCGCAGGAGGTTCGATCAGTCGCTCCTGGATGCGCCGTGCACCGACAGCGGGGACGTGGGAAGGAACCCAGCGATCAAGCTCATGCTGGAGAACAGGAGGATCGTTGAACGCTTCAGGACCATCCAGAGGGCGCTGCTGGACAGCGTGATGGAATCCACGAGGGAACTCGTCGTCTACTCCACCTGTTCAGTACTCCCCGAGGAGGGCGAGCTCGCGGTCAAGGGTATTGAACAGGCCGACTCCAGGATAGGACTGCCCAGCGGGTACTGGGGCATCGGGCACAGGGTCTATCCACACGTGCACGACTCAGGGGGCTTCTTCGTCTCCAGGATAATCCCGGCCCGGAGCCACTAG
- the cyaB gene encoding class IV adenylate cyclase: protein MREELEVKIRVDDPGRVVRAIENMGGRLTSSVVEEDVYLAHPCRDFASTDEALRMRRSDGVAELTYKGPRAMDYRGAKSRIEVTVPVGDPEAAIELLRYLGFAPVATVRKRRSYYRTDSAIISVDSISGLGDFVEVEAIDPGLGVQGLQSIVRELGLEWRPVEETYLEMILRKGGADL from the coding sequence ATGAGGGAGGAGCTCGAGGTAAAGATACGCGTGGACGACCCCGGACGCGTCGTCAGGGCCATAGAGAATATGGGCGGCCGCCTCACCTCCTCAGTCGTCGAGGAGGACGTCTACCTCGCGCATCCCTGCAGGGACTTCGCCTCGACGGACGAGGCCCTCAGGATGCGCAGGTCCGACGGCGTGGCGGAGTTGACATACAAGGGACCCCGGGCAATGGACTACCGTGGCGCCAAGTCCAGGATTGAGGTGACAGTGCCCGTGGGTGACCCAGAAGCCGCGATCGAGCTCCTCAGGTATCTCGGCTTCGCGCCTGTAGCCACCGTGAGGAAGCGCAGGTCCTACTACAGGACTGACTCAGCGATAATATCGGTGGACAGCATTTCCGGCCTGGGCGACTTCGTCGAGGTGGAGGCAATCGACCCCGGCCTGGGCGTCCAGGGCCTTCAGTCGATAGTGCGCGAGCTCGGACTGGAGTGGCGTCCTGTCGAGGAGACGTACCTTGAGATGATCCTGAGAAAGGGCGGAGCCGATCTATGA
- a CDS encoding Clp1/GlmU family protein translates to MAGEFEVPSGFTLTVRGPGSAEVVEGEVIAFGARLTSGSRLQIPEGRTIPLEAVVDSFIRSSTESAEVVKGSTVPKEWEELAKEALDRSRVMVIGANDTGKSSLILYMVNRALAAGRRPAIVDADIGQTDIGPAGTIGLAFPRNQSPVYSGFEMSDAYFVGDKSPVGHLLPMVVGSRLMVDRAIEAGAAPVFVNTTGFVEGSSGWALKTHKVEALEPDLLIAIERGEELRQVLRSIPRNTRVRRARPPGAVMKERADRARYRVTTLTSIASRRTPMEVNLRDVRLVNARTLLMPEDGELRRRLEAATGIRPELVGVSGDEAVAVFRERLEQKAFSYAMAILEGAGEPRIVNLDRLEGLYLGLMDPHDKFIGVGRLLKLEPRHGTMRGEAVLFSQGEIGGVVFGYLLLDDEWREIGTIKPGYL, encoded by the coding sequence GTGGCGGGCGAATTCGAGGTACCGAGCGGATTCACGCTGACCGTGAGGGGGCCTGGATCCGCCGAGGTGGTGGAGGGCGAGGTCATCGCGTTCGGCGCGAGGCTGACCAGCGGATCCAGGCTGCAGATACCGGAGGGGAGGACCATCCCGCTGGAGGCAGTCGTGGACAGCTTCATCAGGAGCTCCACGGAGTCGGCGGAGGTCGTCAAGGGCTCGACCGTGCCCAAGGAGTGGGAGGAGCTGGCGAAGGAGGCGCTGGACAGGAGCAGGGTCATGGTGATAGGAGCCAACGACACGGGTAAGAGCAGCCTGATACTGTACATGGTGAATCGCGCCCTCGCGGCGGGGAGGCGCCCGGCCATCGTGGACGCGGACATAGGCCAGACGGATATAGGCCCGGCGGGCACAATAGGACTGGCGTTCCCGAGGAACCAGTCACCAGTTTACTCGGGGTTCGAGATGTCGGATGCGTACTTCGTGGGCGACAAGAGCCCGGTGGGGCACCTCCTGCCCATGGTGGTCGGCTCCAGGCTGATGGTGGACCGGGCGATCGAGGCGGGCGCCGCACCCGTGTTCGTGAACACGACGGGCTTCGTGGAGGGAAGCTCTGGGTGGGCCCTGAAGACCCACAAGGTGGAGGCCCTGGAGCCGGACCTGTTGATAGCGATAGAGAGGGGGGAGGAGCTGAGGCAGGTCCTGAGGTCCATCCCCCGCAATACCCGCGTCAGGCGCGCGAGGCCGCCGGGCGCCGTCATGAAGGAGCGGGCCGACAGGGCCAGGTACAGGGTGACCACGTTGACGTCAATCGCGTCGAGGAGGACGCCGATGGAGGTGAACCTGAGGGACGTCAGGCTGGTCAACGCCAGGACGCTCCTGATGCCCGAGGACGGGGAGCTGAGGAGAAGGCTGGAGGCGGCGACCGGCATCAGGCCGGAGCTGGTCGGCGTGTCCGGTGACGAGGCGGTGGCGGTGTTCCGCGAGAGGTTGGAGCAGAAGGCGTTCTCGTACGCCATGGCGATCCTGGAGGGGGCCGGCGAGCCAAGGATAGTGAACTTGGACAGGCTGGAGGGGCTGTACCTGGGGCTGATGGACCCCCACGACAAGTTCATCGGCGTGGGGAGACTGCTGAAGCTGGAGCCGCGCCACGGCACGATGCGCGGGGAGGCGGTGCTCTTCTCGCAGGGGGAGATCGGGGGAGTCGTCTTCGGCTATCTCCTGCTCGACGATGAGTGGCGGGAGATAGGCACGATAAAGCCGGGCTATCTATGA
- a CDS encoding CBS domain-containing protein has protein sequence MALVEEVMTRSPPTVDPSKTLREAALLMASRQANFLLVVEDGRPLGIVTSMDMVVRGIARGLDVDRTPVRAVMSSPSYTASPTERLEEAAARMAKMRLRRLAVVDGEGHVVGVLTSDDIARWLAKTKGFQDALLNAICQYSEPPSEMPYM, from the coding sequence GTGGCACTTGTGGAGGAGGTTATGACCAGGAGCCCGCCGACGGTGGACCCCTCCAAGACCCTCAGGGAGGCCGCGCTGCTCATGGCCTCCAGACAGGCGAACTTCCTGCTGGTGGTGGAGGATGGCAGACCCCTAGGTATAGTGACGAGCATGGACATGGTCGTGAGGGGGATCGCCAGGGGGCTTGACGTGGACAGGACTCCGGTGAGGGCCGTCATGAGCTCGCCGTCCTACACCGCGAGCCCGACGGAGAGGCTGGAGGAGGCAGCCGCGCGCATGGCGAAGATGAGGCTCAGGAGGCTGGCCGTAGTGGATGGGGAGGGCCACGTCGTGGGGGTCCTCACGTCCGACGACATAGCGAGGTGGCTCGCCAAGACCAAGGGATTCCAGGACGCGCTGCTCAACGCGATATGCCAGTACTCGGAGCCGCCGAGCGAGATGCCCTACATGTGA
- a CDS encoding DEAD/DEAH box helicase, translated as MRSPGDSRGSTPVRLRYQRGTVIVEGSWAPFARWDDRIGGYRALALYYSSIRKYLESSGRDILDEVLRLDGVEFRDGVSLRGFQEEALRSWESSGRRGIIVLPTGTGKTFVALKAMARLSVPTLVVVPTLDLQLQWSRRIEEGLGFTPGLLGGGRQEVRPVTVATYDSAYLHAEELGDRFGLLVFDEVHHLPAQNYRVIAEFSAAPYRMGLSATPERDDGLDESYPVLVGNIVYRAAVSELAGSEVAPFEVRRIYVDLSPEERSRYDALEREFRAAMARLGIDLRGRDGFQRLVKFAAKSGDARRALLDRLEMNRIAMNTEAKLLALRRVLAEHPDASSIIFTRYNDLAYRISREFLVPVITHETPKGEREEVLDGFRRGRYKVIATSMVLDEGVDVPDATLAIVLGGFGTARQFVQRLGRVLRKREGKTATMIEIIAKDTLDYNLSRRRRVAVRRSAEGEDQEGRRQARVSDAG; from the coding sequence TTGCGGTCGCCGGGCGATTCCAGGGGCTCCACCCCAGTCAGGCTGCGGTACCAGAGGGGCACGGTCATAGTCGAGGGCTCCTGGGCACCGTTCGCCCGGTGGGATGACAGGATAGGGGGATACAGGGCGCTGGCGCTCTACTACAGCAGCATCAGGAAGTACCTCGAGTCGAGCGGCCGCGACATCCTGGACGAGGTTCTGCGCCTCGATGGCGTGGAGTTCCGCGACGGCGTGTCCCTCAGGGGATTCCAGGAGGAGGCCCTCAGGTCCTGGGAGTCCTCCGGGAGGCGCGGCATAATCGTGCTGCCGACGGGCACCGGCAAGACGTTCGTGGCGCTGAAGGCCATGGCGCGGCTCTCCGTCCCGACGCTCGTGGTCGTCCCCACCCTGGACCTGCAGCTGCAGTGGTCCAGGAGGATCGAGGAGGGCCTGGGATTCACCCCGGGCCTCCTGGGAGGGGGAAGGCAGGAGGTGCGCCCGGTGACGGTCGCCACCTACGATTCAGCGTATCTTCATGCGGAGGAGCTCGGCGACAGGTTTGGACTGCTGGTCTTCGACGAGGTGCACCACCTGCCGGCCCAGAACTACCGCGTGATAGCCGAGTTCTCGGCCGCCCCCTACAGGATGGGCCTCTCGGCCACACCCGAGAGGGACGATGGGCTGGACGAATCGTATCCCGTGCTCGTGGGGAACATAGTGTACAGGGCAGCGGTCTCTGAGCTCGCCGGATCCGAGGTGGCGCCGTTCGAGGTGCGCCGTATATACGTGGACCTGTCCCCGGAGGAGAGATCGCGCTACGACGCGCTGGAGCGCGAGTTCCGCGCCGCGATGGCGAGGCTTGGGATAGACCTGAGGGGGAGGGACGGCTTCCAGAGGCTCGTCAAGTTCGCCGCCAAGAGCGGCGACGCCAGGAGGGCCCTCCTGGACAGGCTGGAGATGAACAGGATAGCGATGAACACCGAAGCCAAGCTCCTAGCGCTGAGGCGCGTGCTCGCGGAGCACCCGGACGCCTCATCGATAATATTCACCAGATATAACGATCTGGCCTACAGGATTTCACGTGAGTTCCTCGTTCCAGTGATAACACATGAGACCCCGAAGGGTGAGAGGGAGGAGGTACTGGACGGGTTCAGGCGCGGCCGCTACAAGGTGATAGCCACGTCCATGGTGCTGGACGAGGGAGTTGACGTCCCGGACGCAACCCTAGCCATAGTGCTCGGCGGATTCGGCACCGCCAGACAGTTCGTGCAGAGGCTCGGCAGGGTCCTCAGGAAGAGGGAGGGTAAGACCGCCACGATGATCGAGATAATAGCGAAGGACACGCTCGACTACAACCTGAGCAGGAGGCGCAGGGTTGCTGTCCGTCGATCTGCTGAGGGTGAGGATCAGGAAGGGCGTCGCCAGGCCCGCGTATCTGACGCAGGATGA